A DNA window from Peromyscus leucopus breed LL Stock chromosome 3, UCI_PerLeu_2.1, whole genome shotgun sequence contains the following coding sequences:
- the LOC114691061 gene encoding 60S ribosomal protein L17-like, whose protein sequence is MVRYSLDPENPTKSCKSRGSNLRVHFKNTRETAQAIKGMHIRKATKYLKDVTLKKQCVPFRRYNGGVGRCAQAKQWGWTQGRWPKKSAEFLLHMLKNAESNAELKGLDVDSLVIEHIQVNKAPKMRRRTYRAHGRINPYMSSPCHMEMILTEKEQIVPKPEEEVAQKKKISQKKLKKQKLMARE, encoded by the coding sequence ATGGTTCGCTACTCGCTGGACCCAGAAAACCCTACGAAATCATGCAAATCGAGAGGTTCAAATCTTCGGGTTCACTTTAAGAACACCCGTGAAACTGCCCAGGCCATCAAGGGTATGCATATCCGAAAAGCCACCAAATACCTGAAAGATGTCACTTTAAAGAAGCAATGTGTGCCTTTCCGGCGGTATAACGGTGGAGTCGGTAGGTGCGCCCAGGCCAAACAGTGGGGCTGGACACAGGGCCGGTGGCCTAAAAAGAGTGCTGAATTTTTGCTGCACATGCTTAAGAATGCAGAGAGTAATGCTGAGCTGAAGGGTTTAGATGTGGATTCTCTAGTCATTGAACACATCCAGGTGAACAAAGCACCTAAGATGCGCCGACGGACTTACAGAGCTCATGGCCGGATTAACCCATACATGAGCTCCCCCTGCCACATGGAGATGATCCTCACTGAAAAGGAACAGATTgttccaaagccagaagaggaggttgCGCAGAAGAAGAAGATATCCCAGAAGAagctcaagaaacaaaaacttatgGCACGGGAATAA